The following coding sequences lie in one Myxococcus xanthus genomic window:
- a CDS encoding DUF2911 domain-containing protein, translating into MKNQLLSCMASALMTLSAMPALAQLKLPAASPAAKVTQEVGVSEISVEYSSPAVKGRKVWGELVPNDKAWRSGANSATKITFSHPVTFGGKAVPAGSYAIVSLPSQKGWKVMLNTDLGLWRGGAPYDTAKDVASVSATTTEIPSRERLTYLFTDTTDTGTRLDLEWEKLRISVPITVDTAALAKANIEQAQKSTAMMHASAASYVAEATKDYAAALNHADAAVAANPTWYNHWVRAGVLSQMGKYSEARKAAQAAWDLGQKDKNFFYRDQVSKALAEWKNKK; encoded by the coding sequence ATGAAGAACCAGCTTCTCAGCTGTATGGCCTCCGCGCTCATGACCCTGTCGGCGATGCCCGCGCTGGCTCAACTCAAGCTGCCGGCCGCCAGCCCCGCGGCGAAGGTGACGCAAGAGGTGGGTGTCTCCGAGATTTCCGTCGAATATTCCAGCCCCGCGGTGAAGGGCCGGAAGGTCTGGGGCGAGCTGGTCCCCAATGACAAGGCCTGGCGCAGCGGCGCCAACTCGGCGACGAAGATTACCTTCAGCCACCCTGTCACCTTTGGCGGCAAGGCCGTTCCGGCGGGCTCCTACGCCATCGTCAGCCTGCCCTCGCAGAAGGGTTGGAAGGTGATGCTGAACACGGACCTGGGCCTGTGGCGGGGCGGCGCGCCCTACGACACCGCCAAGGACGTGGCCTCGGTGAGCGCCACCACCACGGAGATTCCGTCGCGCGAGCGCCTGACGTACCTCTTCACCGACACCACGGACACCGGCACGCGGCTGGACCTGGAGTGGGAGAAGCTGCGCATCTCCGTGCCCATCACTGTGGACACCGCCGCCCTCGCGAAGGCGAACATCGAGCAGGCGCAGAAGAGCACGGCCATGATGCACGCGAGCGCCGCCTCCTACGTGGCGGAGGCCACCAAGGACTACGCCGCCGCGCTGAATCACGCCGACGCGGCCGTGGCCGCCAACCCCACCTGGTACAACCACTGGGTTCGCGCGGGTGTCCTGTCGCAGATGGGCAAGTACAGCGAGGCCCGCAAGGCCGCGCAGGCCGCGTGGGACCTGGGGCAGAAGGACAAGAACTTCTTCTACCGTGACCAGGTCTCCAAGGCGCTGGCGGAGTGGAAGAACAAGAAGTAG
- a CDS encoding AAA family ATPase, which translates to MKLTRLEVHHYRNVVPGTSLVFSPSYNLVLGENGTGRTTLLELISTVLGSDFSSLIHEPFALEYDLAFPGMKLHVFVRNEENAPAPDAEAPPRKGSALMPLRTPALDSSLHPRIEVDVLFHSPSARLVMRADAAGMDCKVDGEAVWSRSMHWSLLDRSVWTLLFMTAQYIDAGMKERLKELLRRTFLLAPQRFDEALGMFERIGAIRYAMEVRDGEVFPLGLMALPTWMPGWLREQMEQPSVTDVLELTHDAREGSFLAKFVALAGFEAGRFRVEVLEKRSFENGGRVGFGGFGFEFTRRDGRVLTHEALGFGQKRLLSLLYYLDVNEDFAIADELGNGLHPRWVEASMREMGARQVFLTSQNPLLFEHTLFPSAEALRASLLLCGNTREDGPERIAWKNPTHEVAGRLFDAHGLGAHPLAELLRQQGLW; encoded by the coding sequence ATGAAGCTCACGCGGCTCGAGGTCCATCACTACCGGAACGTCGTCCCTGGCACCTCGCTGGTGTTCAGCCCGTCCTACAATCTGGTGCTGGGAGAGAACGGCACCGGCAGGACGACGCTGTTGGAGCTCATCTCCACGGTGCTGGGCTCGGACTTCTCCAGCCTCATCCACGAGCCGTTCGCGCTGGAGTACGACCTGGCATTCCCAGGCATGAAGCTGCACGTCTTCGTCCGGAACGAGGAGAACGCTCCTGCGCCAGACGCGGAGGCACCGCCGCGAAAGGGCTCCGCGCTGATGCCGCTGCGTACACCCGCGCTGGATTCCTCGCTGCACCCGCGCATCGAAGTGGACGTGCTGTTCCATTCGCCGTCGGCCAGGTTGGTGATGCGTGCGGACGCAGCGGGCATGGACTGCAAAGTGGACGGCGAGGCCGTGTGGTCGCGGAGCATGCACTGGTCGCTGCTGGACCGGTCGGTGTGGACGCTGCTGTTCATGACGGCGCAGTACATCGACGCGGGGATGAAGGAGCGGCTCAAGGAGCTGCTGCGCCGCACGTTCCTGCTGGCGCCGCAGCGCTTCGACGAAGCGCTGGGGATGTTCGAGCGCATCGGCGCCATCCGCTACGCCATGGAGGTGCGGGACGGCGAAGTGTTCCCGCTAGGGCTGATGGCCCTGCCCACGTGGATGCCGGGCTGGCTGCGTGAGCAGATGGAGCAGCCATCCGTTACGGACGTGCTCGAGCTGACGCACGACGCGCGCGAAGGCAGCTTCCTGGCGAAGTTCGTGGCGCTGGCGGGCTTCGAGGCAGGCCGCTTCCGCGTGGAGGTGCTGGAGAAGCGGTCGTTCGAGAACGGAGGGCGAGTGGGCTTTGGGGGCTTTGGCTTCGAGTTCACGAGGCGCGATGGCCGGGTGCTGACACACGAGGCGCTGGGCTTCGGGCAGAAGCGGCTGCTGTCACTGCTCTATTACTTGGACGTGAACGAGGACTTCGCCATCGCGGACGAGCTGGGCAATGGGCTGCATCCGCGCTGGGTGGAAGCGAGCATGCGGGAAATGGGCGCGCGGCAGGTATTTCTCACCAGCCAGAATCCGCTCCTCTTCGAGCACACGCTGTTTCCGTCCGCCGAGGCGCTGAGGGCGTCGCTCCTGCTGTGTGGCAACACGCGAGAGGACGGGCCGGAGCGCATCGCGTGGAAGAATCCCACACACGAGGTCGCGGGCCGGCTCTTCGACGCGCACGGGCTGGGCGCACACCCGCTGGCTGAGCTGCTGCGCCAGCAGGGCCTGTGGTGA
- a CDS encoding proline racemase family protein, producing the protein MRRIRVIDSHTGGEPTRVVTDGGPELGAGDLASLRERFREKFDAFRKAIVCEPRGSDVMVGALLCPPVNASSVAGIIFFNNVGYLGMCGHGTIGVVKTLEYLGRIGPGVHSLETPVGVVKATLHPDGRVSIANVPSYRWAHDVAVSVPGHGEVRGDIAWGGNWFFLSRATHLPLELSRTPALLAYTSAIKQALSDQDITGEGGAEIDHVELYAPSPTPGVDARNFVLCPGLAYDRSPCGTGTSAKVACLAAEGVLAEGATWVQESILGSRFEARYVRDGARILPTITGTASVNAEATLLVDPTDPFAWGIG; encoded by the coding sequence ATGCGGCGCATTCGTGTCATCGACAGTCATACCGGGGGTGAGCCCACGCGCGTGGTGACGGATGGAGGCCCGGAGCTGGGAGCGGGCGACCTGGCGAGCTTGCGCGAGCGCTTCCGCGAGAAGTTCGACGCCTTTCGCAAGGCCATCGTCTGCGAGCCCCGTGGGTCCGACGTCATGGTGGGCGCGCTGCTGTGTCCGCCTGTCAATGCGTCGAGCGTCGCCGGCATCATCTTCTTCAACAACGTCGGCTATCTCGGGATGTGCGGCCACGGGACCATCGGCGTGGTGAAGACGCTGGAGTACTTGGGGCGCATCGGTCCTGGCGTCCACTCGCTGGAGACTCCCGTTGGCGTGGTGAAGGCCACGCTGCATCCGGATGGGCGCGTCAGCATCGCCAATGTGCCGAGCTACCGGTGGGCGCATGACGTGGCGGTGTCTGTGCCGGGACATGGCGAGGTGCGCGGCGACATCGCCTGGGGCGGCAACTGGTTCTTCCTCTCCCGTGCCACGCACCTGCCGCTGGAGCTGTCGCGGACTCCCGCCCTCCTGGCGTACACCTCCGCCATCAAGCAGGCGCTCTCGGACCAGGACATCACCGGGGAGGGCGGCGCGGAGATCGACCACGTCGAGCTGTACGCCCCCTCTCCGACGCCGGGGGTGGATGCTCGCAACTTCGTGCTCTGTCCAGGGCTGGCCTATGACCGCTCGCCATGTGGCACCGGGACGAGCGCGAAGGTCGCGTGTCTGGCCGCCGAGGGTGTGCTCGCGGAAGGCGCGACGTGGGTGCAGGAGAGCATCCTCGGCAGTCGCTTCGAGGCGCGCTACGTCCGGGACGGTGCGCGCAT